AGTCAGCAAAGAGACTCTCTAGCTAAAGCTGAACGTGTTAAaatttctgatgataaaaataaGTCTGAGATGCAAACAACCCCTCGGAAGCAAATAGTCCTCCCTACTTTAGAAGCTTTTTATCTTGATGAGCATCACCAGATTGTATGCATTGTACAGGTAGTAGTAGCAATTGCTGCCGTTGTTTTTCAAGGGGTTGTTTTTATTAGTAGATGATTGTTGTAATTGTAGTGATAATAAGTTTTCCTAATGATAGTAACACACAGCATTGTTATTGCTGATAGTCACCCAGTGATAGGCTTTTGGAAGATAAAACATTTTACTGTAATTATAGACAGAATTAGGAGCGTTCGGAATATGCAGTTTCTTTAGTCGTTGAATTACATGCCTTAATCTCCAAACAGTATTGAAATGAAAAAACCATTTTCAGTCAGACTACGTTTCACATGTCGGTGCTTCCAGTACCTGTTGTGCTCAAAATAATCCTGTTTGTTAAAAACTCAGGAAACTCCCCGAAACGGGCATTTTCTGGCGTGGGGACTGAAGTGGAATGGTTTCTCCTATGAGGCTCAGGGCCAAGGCAAAGTGAGACACTTCACAGTGGTTTCAGGAGGAAGGTGTGGGTCCCCAGACGGTGCCGTCTCGTCCCTTCCCCAGGGATGGGGTCTCAGCTCGACTCCCCTTCGTGCTGCCCACACAGGGGCTGCCAGGGTGAGGTTTCACTCTCAGAGCTGCTATGCCAGGCGTTTTGACAGTGAGTTTTCAGGTTATTGTCACAAAACCAGGATCCTATGGCTTGGTCTGACTGTAGTGCAGGACTGGAGGCTGCTTTAAATGGGTGTAATTCTTTCAGCCGAGTGAAACTTGGCTAGTTAACACCAGCTGAGATCTTGCCTCGATAGATTCTCCTTTCTGCTATGGTTTCACCAAATATTTAGAAACAATCCTGTTgtatttcctctttatttttcttgaagatgCCTACAGTACAAAGCCAGGACTGCAAGGCTCGCAGAGGCAGCAAAGCCGACGCGATGGTAGCGAGCTCAGAGCCTGTAATTGCACGCTGCCAGCCCAGCAGACCCCTGTGGGACCGTGAATCGGCGGGCAGGCAGGTTGTACGTGCTGAGCTCCGTGCTGGAACAAACCTATCCTTACCCTCAGCAGGCTAATTTAACCTCAGTTTGGGTTTGCCCGCGTGAACTGCAGCCACACCTGGTTATTACAGCATGGACACACCTTTAATTTTGGCTTGCCTTTAATCTCCTGTGCTGGGGAGTTGCAGGACATAAACTTGAAAGGACGTCCCAGGAGTGACACAGAAGGTTTCCCGGAAGTAAGATGGAGGGTCATAATGTCACTTTTTCCTTGGTGAAATGCTTTGATGGGCACTTAGCTGGTTTTTGAAGGGCAGCATGAAGGGCAAACCCCAGTTTGCCTGGCTCCAATCCCTGATTGTTTCCAGGCTCTTCAGAGAAGGGTGTGGGGACACGAGCTGAGAGCAGCCTCTCCTCTTGTCACCTCAGTAATCACAGCTTGGCCTTGAGTTACTGAGAGCCCCTGAGAGCTAGTGGGTGGGCTTGCCATATTGCGGTGGCCATGGGGAAACTCCAAGTCCTCCATCACAAAAAAACATCCCGATGCCTATGTGAACTGTCTGTCTTTTTCCCGTTTCTTTCAGGCGTAAGTGCCTTGGGTGACCATGCACTACTATGGGGAGCGATATAAACACTTGTACCTGCCGGGATCAGGCTATATCACCGAAAGCATCCAGCAGTGCACGCCCCAGTCCGATATGTGCAGTACCACGTGCCACCCAGTGAGCGTGATCAAGAGCCCGATGCCGAGATGGCAAAGCTACACGCAACCTTTCACTTACGTGTGCCCGCAGCCGAGCATGGGCCAGACAGCCCTGCTGCCTTGCCAGCCCTACGTACAGCAGTGTGTCCTGCTGTACCCTGAGCCCTGCGAGACCACTCGCCTTCTGCCCTGCAGGAAGCCCAGCCTGAAGCTGAGCACAGTGCAGAGTTTCCAACCCTGTGAGACCAGCTGCCTTGAGAAAAAACGTGTAGCCAAGAGCCTCCCACCATGTGCACCCAGGTGCCCGGAGCCGGGCAAACTCAAGTTCCCACCATGTGGGATCAAATACTCGGCCTCGTGCAAGGACGAATGCAGGTCGCAGAAGATCTCCAAAAGCTCGTCGCAGCGGTGCGGCACGGAGCTGCGGTCCTCGCAGGGGATGACCAGCGGCTATTCCCCGCCGCTGAGGGGTGTCACCGAGTGCCCCCCGCAGCAGCAGTGCATAACGCAGGAGTGCAT
The nucleotide sequence above comes from Athene noctua chromosome 29, bAthNoc1.hap1.1, whole genome shotgun sequence. Encoded proteins:
- the LOC141971682 gene encoding uncharacterized protein LOC141971682, producing MHYYGERYKHLYLPGSGYITESIQQCTPQSDMCSTTCHPVSVIKSPMPRWQSYTQPFTYVCPQPSMGQTALLPCQPYVQQCVLLYPEPCETTRLLPCRKPSLKLSTVQSFQPCETSCLEKKRVAKSLPPCAPRCPEPGKLKFPPCGIKYSASCKDECRSQKISKSSSQRCGTELRSSQGMTSGYSPPLRGVTECPPQQQCITQECMSGFPHQKCMKGYPTQECVTTYSAQQCVTKPQPQVPKCPPGQGIKEYSSHHHTVKCSLPQEGGKHKSSSTQHLSKSKCLYPRATQHSTHHHTGGAKRSSHSKKSRCASKWLW